The sequence ttttataaaactatattatgTCGTtttcaataagaaaatatgaaatattcataaaaatgtcaattataaatatttataagaagttaaatataatcttagatactaataataaatataataaaaattatgatttatttaaatataaaactgttatactattataaaatattacaataaGTATAGTAATTGTTTTAACTACTACATcttaataataagttttttttttataataaaaagtatatatttaaattcatatatgtaaataataataataataataaaatagtaaaaatataaaagtattagatttaaaatataaaaatagttaataaaaatgtttgacatgttagaaaatttattggtataataaaatggataaaaaaatttaaaaaatataaataatatcaaaaataataataaaataaataaataaaatttaaaaatatatatataatatcaaaaacaacaataaatagaaattttaacatatgatttattaaaaataattatcatatacataaaaatttactaaaaaataaaaattgataaatatatatacttttcatgtatatttattttaatatttaataaatatataaattctataaagtgtattataaaaatactaatattaatataattataaattaagtcatatgtaatatataaaataaaataaaatactcgTGCAATAGGACAATGAAATTGCTAGTTTTAGTAGAACCAAGAGTTGTtcacaattttttaaaaattgtttcTAACAAGACGGTCCATCTCCATAAGGCCTGAAATAATGgaagaaaatagtattatcTCCACCGCCtataggagaaaaataaagagggggaggaaagagaaaaatcttaatcctctttctctttttttttttttttttgctttccCGCGCTTTAAATctaaccttttcttctttttctgtgtgttcattaagaaaaaaaaaaaaaaagaattaaatttgtcTTCTTTATCCTGCCTCTATCTCCGGCTCCAATCTGCCAGTCAAAATTTGTCTCTGCTTTTTCTCATCACATAACAGTCACTTTCTATCTCCAAAATCTTTCTTCTTAAACAAAACCTCTCTTCTTAAcccccaaaagaaaaagtcgcttacaatttttttcaataagttttctttttttcttttatgatcaAAACCACAGACATCATCTTCATTTCCACATCTTAAAGATTCTTGATTCGATGGAGTCAATCAAATGTAGATCAATCCCAAGCAACAAGAGCAAGATAGCAAGAACATTTCAGAAAGTGATCAATCTCAAGACTGCAACAAAAATTGCTTCTAATAATGGAATTGGGATTTGCATGCTCACTTCACAGAACAAATTTGATCAAGATCATGATCCTGCCACTATCTACaaaacccataatagtgaCAAGCACAAAGATGATGCTAAAGCCAAGCGCAGAGCAGTTTTGGATGCTTTAGTTGCCAAGCTCTTTGCAGGTATCACCACCATTAAAGCAGCTTATGCTGAGCTACAAATGGCTCAGAATCCTTATAGCAGTGATGCTATACAAGCTGCAGATCGGGCTGTTGTGGAGGAGCTCAAGTTACTGTCAGAACTTAAACGAAGCTTTTTCAAGAATGACCTAGATCATCTTTCTCCACAGGTTACTGTTATGCTAGCAGAGATTCAAGAACAGCAGAGCATGATGAAGACTTATGAGATAACAATCAAGAAACTGGAATCTGAAACAGAGGTTAAAGTTTCAGACATTTCTTTACTCAAGAAAAAGCTTGACGAGTCCATTGCATACAACAAGTCTTTAGAGAAGACACTAAATGCAAGTGGACCGTTATCAATGTTTGATAATATTCAATTCTCGGTTCTAAACCCAACTCATTTTGTTCAATTCTTGCATTCTGCTCTAAGATCCATGAGGAGTTTTGTTAAAATGATGGTCCGTGAAATGGAGATAGCGCGTTGGGATATTGAAGCTGCTACAAATGCAATCGAACCTGATTCTTCATTCTCAAAACCAACACATCGTTGTTTTGTGTTCGAGTCATTCGTTAGCAAAACAATGTTTGAAGGCTTCAATCATCCTAACTTTATGCTTCCAAATGAAACTCCACCACAGAACAACCATTACCACAGCGAACACTACTTCAATAAGTTCAAGAAACTAAAATCAGCAAACCCAAAACCTTACTTGACCCAAAACCCAACCTCGTCTTTTGCAAGATTTACTAGAGCCAAGTATCTCCAACTTGTCCATGCAAAGATGGAGTGTTCTTTATTTGGCAACTTGAACCAGAGGAAGCTAGTGAATTCCGGTGGTTTACCAGAATCTGCTTTCTTTACAGCATTTCTTGAGATGGCCAGGAGAGTATGGTGTTTAAATCTTTTAGCATTTTCGTTTAGTGAAAGTGTTAGCATTTTTCAAGTGAGCAAGAATTCAAGATTCTCAGAGGTTTACATGGAGAGTGTAACTCATGAATCTGTACTAGATACAGACGGTGTTGATGCTGACCTTCGGGTGGGTTTCACGGTGGTTCCAGGGTTTAAGATTGGCAAAACTGTGATACAAAGTCAGGTTTATTTATCACCGGCAGTTTCTCCGGTGAgttcttgatttttctttttcgttttAAATGTTCTTGaacttttgtttttgtataatcttgtaatatattaaaaataatattaatagtaGATTGAGAAAAATGAAGTAATATGCTCGCGCTCAATGAGTAGGCAAAGTAGCTAACTGCGGTTTTCAAGTGGGGTGGGATGGTTAAATTTTTGCACTTGAAAGGTGCAGTTGGTTAGTATGCGGTGGCGCGTGGGGTGGAGCGTGAGACTGTAGGATGATGAATGTACTTTGATATATGGGAGGAATACTGGCACTGGCGGCAGGACCCACACGTGAAAGTGGGCAGAGGGTGACCAGGCAGTGGGGACAGAAGCTGGTGTCTTTGTATTATcacacaaaaagaaatggtGTGGAGGGaaaaattttatcatataatattttggtCATTTGCTTTTTTCTCTTGAATTTTATTCCAAATATTGCTAAAGTAAGAGCAATATCATTGCAATAAATAGAATGATGATATAATCTattaaaagtagaaaaatattatttttaaaaggaataaaaataattgcatGTGATTGAataaagaagcaaaagaaattgtttaattatataattgtaatatcatcaaatttttttatttaattttacccttttgttattattattattattattgcattcaaaatatattttgaaggAAGTACTTTTCATAatgtaaattttagaaaagattttattaaattaatttgtgaTTTAtcgtatttttattttaaaatttttatttatttatttattttaatatcttgtAAATTTAACTGTTAAAACGTGAGCACTTGctaattatattatacaatttgatataaatataataaaataaaaaatgataaaaataaactataaatccTAGTGtgaaaatatgttaaattgcATTATAATTtactgaaattttttataagttatattcTTTCACATCTATTAcatctttcatttatttatttttatgcaagCTAGAATTTTTATGATTCCTTTTTTATGATCCATCGGctttaattaacaaaaaagaattaatgattaatttgTAAGATATTACCTACACAAATTGAAAATCGCAATATACAATATAAACAAAGGTAAAGCTAAAAGTTATAACTTAAGgtaaaaaaagtaattcacTGATCAATTAATGTTTTACAAGAGAGtaaatttaatgatatttttcttatagtaattaattttaagtgtTTCGAAGGACATTCATAACCAAAAGAAACTGCAAAGAGATTTGAACGTTTTACACAGACAAACAATTGGCAAATTGCATATATACACTTGcgttttagtaaataaataatcacatttaactcttaatttcttttaataaataattagatcttatattgtattaatatttaaatcattctgTATAATAAAcgtaaatattataaaaaagtattCAAGTATCATGAAGAAATAAGGTAAGGTGTTTGTTGgattatataaagaaaaatgaaggtgttaaaataattaattaagtaaatttaaatatcaaaatgtgCATAATGAATTGCagaatattaaataatgtGTATTTTTcctctataatatatattagctTGAATTGAAGTTTGACCTTCAGTTCAattattcaaaacaaaagagaaaagtgttttatttttatctttttttttttgtggttTTCATTGAAGAATATTGATATGTAAAAGTGCGTGACAGTGGTGTATAAGGTACTGATGTCGTATATGTTGTAATTTGGGTTACAGCTTGGGAGAAACTGGCAAAGGGAGCATTCTAGTAGATATCATTATTGAAATTGTACCATGCAAATATAGTTTTTTGAATAAGGTGGGTTTAGGCAGTATCTGGAAATTCCTGGCATTTATCACGAGCTAGATGCCTGCATGCTGCAcaagttttagttttttgCCCAACATTTATGGGATTTCAATTTTACTTAATACATGCTACAAATTTCTAgttttcctttatttatttaatgcatATGATCCAAATAATTCTTATTGGAATAGATGGTTAGTGCGATTAGAGTATACAAATTAACTCATCAAAACCTACATCGCAATCAAGGTccaatattaaataaataaaaagtgtcGATCAAACATGATTGTCGTTTTGTATTATAGTGTGATCATACATACGCTTTAGGTTTTATATTTGTAACTCAGTTATTTAGTGACACTGTATTTCCTCGGAAGATATTTGTGTTGTTACTTTGGAAGGAGGTGTCTAAATTGAGAGATACATTTATTGGCGATGTTAAATATTATGTGTTTTTGGGAACAAGATTTTACAGAAGAACCACATGGGAGATATGGCTGACACAGTCGCAGACAAGGGGAATTGACACATGAATGAGACAAAGTCTTAAATTACTTGGGCAGGGCCacattagaattagaattccAATCAATAATTCCAATCTGGACAACTGCAACTACATGTCATACATTCatgtaacaaaattaatatgccattataaataagattaaagGAAGGCTCATTCCTACCCCATGGCTCCAACATTTTAGTTGCTCTCCTTACTTTCTTCAGTTCACTTTGGTCGCCTActgtaatatatttatatgtttagcTGTCCGATTCcctctcctttctttcttcagttCAAAGACTCTATGGAAAATATTATCTTGGAAATGCTTTTTGGTAGAACGAGGGATTCTTCCCTTTAAAAGTCTCTGCCACGACCACCACATTAGGATTACACAAATTAATGCTGATAATAACTCGTAAAATACATTTCTTCCGTACTGCATTAACTACTCTTTACAATTCTCCAACAAACAATGCCAACATATGCTGATAACTTTGAACACAAATTATCACAGTACGATCGTTCAGAACAGTGGTTGCAAAAAGACCACTAAAATTGCCAATTTTACTATAGATTTACAGATTTAACTAGCAATGCAATTAATagaagtaaaaagaaaaaggtaagaaaaaaaaattcactcCGAagttcccttttttttttttaagaaagaaaaataaaataaaattggtaCCAGTATATCATTTGTTCAACAGGGCAACTTAAAACCAGCTGATATTCTGCTTATGCTACCACCAAAAGTTCAACTTCCCACCATCAGAATTACTTCCTGGCAAGATTGCAATTGAATTTTCATGCCCCACCGCGTATGTCATCCTACAAAAGGTGGCCTCCAGACATGCTcctttattttgaattttgtttcATTTCCAAGTCAGTCTTCACATATGAATTCACCGTCTCCTCAACCCCAGTTGCTCGagttcaaaaaaataatatttctttcttttctaaggCAACAATGCTGTTTCCAACTATTCACTGTTTATGTCATTCACAATCCAAGCAAACCCCATCTCTATCAACTGGCCTCGATAATTAACCAGAAGGCCATGCAATGTCGCTTCCAACAAGAGCACAAAATGATTCGTCACCTTAATCACACGCCAGCTTGGTTTACTTTCCCCGATTGGCTAAGGGAGCTGCGACCTTATACCGCGGCAAAGAAGATCTCAAGGGGAATTTGGTGGAGAGGGGGATGGACTCGAAGCTTCAGCAAGAGCT comes from Ricinus communis isolate WT05 ecotype wild-type chromosome 5, ASM1957865v1, whole genome shotgun sequence and encodes:
- the LOC8275178 gene encoding protein GRAVITROPIC IN THE LIGHT 1 translates to MESIKCRSIPSNKSKIARTFQKVINLKTATKIASNNGIGICMLTSQNKFDQDHDPATIYKTHNSDKHKDDAKAKRRAVLDALVAKLFAGITTIKAAYAELQMAQNPYSSDAIQAADRAVVEELKLLSELKRSFFKNDLDHLSPQVTVMLAEIQEQQSMMKTYEITIKKLESETEVKVSDISLLKKKLDESIAYNKSLEKTLNASGPLSMFDNIQFSVLNPTHFVQFLHSALRSMRSFVKMMVREMEIARWDIEAATNAIEPDSSFSKPTHRCFVFESFVSKTMFEGFNHPNFMLPNETPPQNNHYHSEHYFNKFKKLKSANPKPYLTQNPTSSFARFTRAKYLQLVHAKMECSLFGNLNQRKLVNSGGLPESAFFTAFLEMARRVWCLNLLAFSFSESVSIFQVSKNSRFSEVYMESVTHESVLDTDGVDADLRVGFTVVPGFKIGKTVIQSQVYLSPAVSPLGRNWQREHSSRYHY